In Quercus robur chromosome 11, dhQueRobu3.1, whole genome shotgun sequence, the following proteins share a genomic window:
- the LOC126707693 gene encoding organic cation/carnitine transporter 7-like produces MEDQSLVFTLDEALDAVGFGNFQALVLAYAGLGWFAEATEFMLITFVGPEVESEWGLSSGQESLLTTVVFAGMLVGAYIGGLISDTYGRRKFFLGMAMLTSGAGFFSAFSPNYISLLIFRFLVGIGLGGGPVFKSWFLEFVPARKRGTWMVVHSTFWTFGTMFEATLAWIVMTRLNWWWLLAFSSVPAFALLFFCTLVPESPRFLCMKGNTIDAHHILEKIACLNRTEIPSGMRVSNAEERQDEEFDPTEETHLLSSTKKKTEELKKGLSLFFKLFSSSLARTTLLLWSLYFGIDFLYYGIIFLTTELSSVESKCGSTMFHLENLQDNSLYINAFITSLAEFPGLLLSAIIVDRVGRKLSVIIMSVLAFIILLPLVFHQSAILTIGLLFGVRMCAMGILTVAHIYAPELYPTSVRTTGAGVANAMGRIGGMICPLVAVGLVTDCHQTAAIILFEAVIVLSAISALLLPFETKGRELSDNLAVSKSTEVPEFGD; encoded by the exons ATGGAAGACCAGAGCCTTGTGTTCACACTGGATGAAGCACTTGATGCTGTGGGGTTTGGGAACTTCCAGGCCCTTGTGCTTGCTTATGCAGGACTAGGTTGGTTTGCAGAAGCAACAGAGTTTATGCTTATCACTTTTGTAGGACCAGAAGTTGAGTCTGAGTGGGGACTTTCATCAGGCCAAGAGAGCCTCTTAACAACTGTTGTTTTTGCGGGCATGCTAGTTGGGGCATATATAGGGGGCCTTATATCAGATACCTATGGAAGGAG GAAGTTTTTTCTTGGCATGGCTATGTTAACTAGTGGAGCTGGGTTTTTTAGTGCCTTCTCCCCAAACTATATATCATTGTTGATTTTTCGTTTTTTGGTTGGCATTGGCCTGGGCGGAGGGCCTGTATTTAAATCCTGGTTTCTAGAGTTTGTTCCTGCTCGAAAAAGGGGCACCTGGATGGTTGTCCATTCAACTTTTTGGACATTTGGAACAATGTTTGAGGCTACACTTGCATGG ATAGTCATGACAAGATTGAATTGGTGGTGGCTATTGGCTTTCTCCTCTGTACCAGCAtttgctttgcttttcttttgtACTCTTGTACCAGAGTCTCCAAGGTTTCTGTGTATGAAAGGTAATACCATTGATGCACATCACATTCTGGAAAAAATTGCTTGTCTCAACCGGACAGAGATACCTTCTGGCATGCGTGTTTCCAATGCAGAAGAGAGACAAGATGAAGAGTTTGATCCAACAGAGGAAACTCATTTACTCTCCTCAACTAAAAAGAAGACTGAGGAATTGAAAAAAGGCCTCTCAttgttttttaaacttttctcgTCAAGCTTAGCTCGAACAACCCTTCTCCTATGGTCGTTATATTTTGGAATTGATTTCTTATATTATGGTATTATATTTCTGACCACTGAGCTAAGTAGTGTGGAAAGCAAATGTGGCTCAACCATGTTCCATCTAGAAAATCTCCAGGATAATAGCCTTTACATAAATGCATTTATCACAAGTTTGGCAG AGTTTCCAGGGCTTCTGTTATCAGCAATAATTGTCGATAGAGTAGGACGCAAGCTTTCAGTGATAATTATGTCCGTCTTAGCTTTCATAATCCTTCTTCCACTGGTTTTCCATCAGTCTGCTATTTTAACAATAGGGTTATTGTTTGGAGTTCGCATGTGCGCCATGGGAATCTTGACAGTCGCACATATATATGCTCCTGAG ttataccCAACTTCTGTGAGAACAACTGGGGCTGGAGTTGCAAACGCTATGGGAAGAATTGGTGGAATGATATGCCCCTTAGTAGCAGTTGGATTAGTAACTGATTGCCACCAAACAGCTGCCATTATTCTATTTGAGGCTGTCATAGTTCTTTCAGCCATCTCTGCTCTTCTGCTTCCATTTGAAACCAAGGGCCGGGAACTAAGTGACAACTTAGCCGTATCAAAGTCTACAGAAGTTCCAGAATTTGGTGATTAG